A section of the Lynx canadensis isolate LIC74 chromosome A1, mLynCan4.pri.v2, whole genome shotgun sequence genome encodes:
- the ACOD1 gene encoding cis-aconitate decarboxylase, whose translation MLKSVTESFARVIHGLTVEHLTDHVIQRSKRMILDTLGVGFLGTNTEVFHKASEYSKIYSSNVASTVWGQPDLRLPPTYAAFVNGVAIHSMDFDDTWHPATHPSGAVLPVLLALSEALPPSPKCSGLDLLLAFNVGIEVQGQLLRFSKEANDIPKRFHPPSVVGTLGSAAATSKFLGLSMTKCREALAIAVSHAGAPIANAATQTKPLHIGNAARHGMEAAFLAMLGLQGNRQILDMQTGFGAFYANYSPKVLPNLDSHTWLLDQQDVAFKRFPAHLATHWVADAAASVRKHLVTDRALLPIDRIARIVLRIPDVQYVNRPFPDSEHEARHSFQFVACATLLDGGITVPSFHKCQINRPQVRELLSKVELEHPQDNLPSFNTLYCEISVTLNDGATFTERSDTFYGHWRKPLSQEDLREKFRANASSVLSCDTVERLTEMVENLEDLEDCSVLTTLLKGPSSPEMVSKSI comes from the exons ATGCTCAAG TCTGTCACAGAAAGCTTTGCCAGAGTGATCCATGGCTTGACAGTGGAGCACCTGACAGACCACGTCattcagagaagcaaaagaaTGATTCTGGATACTCTGGGTGTCGGCTTCCTGGGAACCAATACAGAAGTGTTTCACAAAGCCAGTGAATATAGTAAG ATCTACAGTTCCAATGTGGCCAGCACTGTTTGGGGTCAGCCAGACTTAAGGCTCCCGCCGACATATGCTGCTTTTGTGAACGGTGTGGCT ATTCACTCAATGGATTTTGATGATACATGGCATCCTGCCACCCACCCTTCTGGAGCGGTCCTTCCTGTCCTGCTGGCTTTATCAGAAGCTCTGCCTCCAAGTCCAAAGTGTTCTGGCCTTGATCTGCTCTTAGCTTTCAATGTTGGGATTGAAGTGCAAGGCCAATTACTGCGTTTCTCCAAGGAAGCCAATGACATACCAAAGAG ATTCCATCCCCCCTCAGTGGTAGGAACCTTGGGTAGTGCTGCTGCTACATCCAAGTTTTTGGGGCTCAGCATGACAAAGTGCCGAGAGGCCCTGGCTATTGCTGTTTCTCATGCCGGGGCACCCATAGCAAACGCTGCCACTCAGACCAAGCCTCTTCATATCGGCAATGCTGCCAGGCATGGGATGGAAGCTGCTTTTCTGGCAATGCTGGGTCTCCAAGGAAACAGACAAATCTTGGACATGCAGACAGGGTTTGGGGCCTTCTATGCCAACTATTCCCCAAAAGTTCTTCCAAACCTAGATTCCCACACTTGGCTGCTGGACCAGCAGGATGTGGCCTTCAAGCGGTTCCCTGCACATTTGGCCACCCACTGGGTGGCAGACGCAGCTGCATCTGTGAGAAAGCACCTTGTAACAGACAGAGCCCTGCTTCCCATTGACCGCATTGCAAGAATTGTGCTCAGAATTCCAGATGTCCAGTATGTAAACAGGCCCTTCCCAGACTCAGAGCATGAGGCTCGTCATTCCTTCCAGTTTGTGGCCTGTGCCACACTGCTTGATGGCGGCATCACTGTCCCATCATTCCACAAATGCCAGATCAACAGGCCACAGGTGAGGGAGTTGCTCAGTAAGGTGGAGCTGGAGCACCCTCAAGACAACCTGCCAAGCTTCAACACACTATACTGTGAGATAAGTGTCACTCTCAATGATGGAGCCACCTTCACAGAGCGTTCTGATACCTTCTATGGCCATTGGAGGAAGCCATTGAGCCAGGAGGACCTACGGGAGAAGTTCAGAGCCAATGCTTCCAGCGTGCTGTCCTGTGATACAGTAGAAAGACTTACAGAGATGGTAGAGAACCTAGAAGACCTAGAAGACTGTTCTGTCCTAACCACTCTTCTGAAAGGACCGTCTTCACCGGAGATGGTTTCAAAATCTATCTAG